Proteins from a single region of Catenulispora acidiphila DSM 44928:
- a CDS encoding NUDIX domain-containing protein, with protein sequence MDAARRGLARTVSLIEPSDEIEADHRAAVLEWIGSGAPLYRTRPPDEPDRHLVSYFVPYDAASGALMMVAHRKAGLDLPPGGHCEPGESPWTTVARECVEELGVAAVPVPWAGTAVGSENP encoded by the coding sequence ATGGACGCCGCCCGCCGAGGACTCGCCCGCACCGTTTCCCTGATCGAGCCGTCGGACGAGATCGAGGCGGACCACCGCGCGGCGGTCCTGGAGTGGATCGGCAGCGGCGCGCCGCTGTACCGGACCCGGCCCCCGGACGAGCCGGACCGGCACCTGGTGTCGTACTTCGTACCCTACGACGCGGCCAGCGGCGCGCTGATGATGGTCGCGCACCGCAAAGCGGGCCTGGACCTGCCGCCCGGCGGGCATTGCGAGCCCGGTGAATCGCCATGGACGACGGTCGCCCGCGAATGCGTCGAGGAGCTGGGCGTCGCGGCGGTCCCGGTGCCGTGGGCGGGCACCGCTGTAGGATCCGAAAATCCCTGA
- a CDS encoding DNA cytosine methyltransferase — MSAAVLEAPPDEELWLPPAYRQVRPQTGLTSTHLLAGGGGDTLGLWEAGFLPLYGGNHEAVCIESLIANWAGLGTEHELADIAHLAMSDLPSSDVLWASVICTEVSPAGRRSRYGGPMGVDRYGRPLGNRKFRRTRATALDVMRAAEYHRYRAIVVENVIDFVTRWELFGWWVMGMCLLGYRFQLVSVSAAHVGDEHNPAANQLRDRIYAVFTRLDVPIPDLSPRPASWCPTCRRTVRGEQRWRRAASRRPYPVGRHGHSYDYVCPSLCGSIVRPHVRPAAEAFDLDDLGEPLAAKSGPRKPSTTLRLEAALRYLTTDATRRHGARCLRPDGGRRLAVMEYRNHCDAASGWEPLTTVSAQGYHHAIVAAPEDWEPGAPLSIHDLTYRMITSREQARTQRFPDEYILCGTAADVRLQAGNAVPVNVARWIGERLADVLL, encoded by the coding sequence GTGAGCGCCGCCGTTCTCGAGGCGCCGCCGGACGAGGAGCTGTGGCTGCCGCCCGCCTACCGCCAGGTGCGACCGCAGACCGGGCTGACCAGCACGCATCTGCTGGCTGGCGGCGGAGGCGACACGTTGGGGCTGTGGGAGGCCGGGTTCCTGCCGCTGTACGGCGGAAACCACGAGGCCGTCTGTATCGAGTCGCTGATCGCGAACTGGGCGGGGCTGGGAACCGAGCACGAGCTGGCCGACATCGCCCACCTGGCCATGTCCGACCTACCGTCCTCGGATGTGCTGTGGGCGTCGGTGATCTGCACCGAGGTTAGCCCGGCCGGGCGGCGTTCCCGTTACGGCGGCCCGATGGGCGTGGACCGGTACGGCAGGCCGCTGGGGAACCGCAAGTTCCGCCGCACCCGCGCCACCGCGCTGGACGTGATGCGGGCGGCCGAGTACCACCGGTATCGCGCGATCGTGGTGGAGAACGTCATCGACTTCGTCACCCGCTGGGAGCTGTTCGGCTGGTGGGTGATGGGCATGTGCCTGCTCGGCTACCGGTTCCAGCTGGTGTCGGTGTCCGCGGCGCACGTCGGCGACGAGCACAACCCGGCCGCCAACCAGCTGCGGGACCGTATCTACGCTGTGTTCACCAGGCTCGACGTGCCGATTCCGGACCTGTCGCCGCGCCCGGCCTCCTGGTGCCCGACCTGCCGCAGGACGGTGCGCGGCGAGCAGCGCTGGCGCCGCGCCGCCTCCCGCCGCCCGTATCCGGTCGGGCGTCACGGCCACTCCTATGACTACGTGTGCCCCTCGCTGTGCGGGAGCATCGTGCGCCCGCACGTCAGGCCGGCGGCCGAGGCCTTCGACCTGGACGACCTCGGCGAGCCCCTCGCGGCCAAGTCCGGTCCGCGCAAGCCCTCCACGACGCTACGGCTGGAGGCGGCGCTGCGCTACCTCACCACGGATGCCACCCGCCGCCACGGCGCGCGCTGCCTGCGCCCGGACGGCGGACGCCGCCTGGCGGTGATGGAGTACCGCAACCACTGCGACGCCGCATCCGGGTGGGAGCCGCTGACCACGGTCTCCGCCCAGGGCTACCACCACGCGATCGTGGCGGCCCCCGAAGACTGGGAACCCGGCGCGCCGCTGAGCATCCACGATCTGACCTACCGCATGATCACCTCGCGCGAGCAGGCCAGAACCCAGAGATTCCCCGACGAGTACATCCTGTGCGGCACTGCTGCCGACGTGCGGCTTCAGGCCGGGAACGCGGTCCCGGTGAACGTGGCCCGGTGGATCGGCGAGCGCCTCGCCGACGTCCTTCTCTGA
- a CDS encoding DUF317 domain-containing protein: MSRLRPRSRPAAASTPCDRSRPSITGSTPARQRSGSPPSTWSTMRRTPTSRKYCTSQAWPSRCTGPRGDHRRLRKRLRPRAGSGEHQTAFAPFKQPGWTCYEDDSGDNSTWVSPDRELSVEFGPEADAPHIAPLWRIAYRNPDPYRRTENSFAAYFDGHVPSEAIAAFITALTAPSTRPTDTGNEEH; this comes from the coding sequence ATGTCGAGGCTGCGTCCGAGGAGCAGGCCCGCCGCCGCCTCAACACCCTGCGACCGATCACGACCATCGATCACCGGATCGACACCGGCGAGGCAGCGATCCGGATCGCCACCATCCACCTGGTCGACGATGCGGAGGACGCCGACCTCGAGGAAATACTGCACGAGCCAAGCGTGGCCGAGCCGCTGTACCGGCCCTCGCGGCGATCACCGCCGCCTCCGGAAGCGGCTCCGCCCCCGGGCGGGAAGCGGCGAACACCAGACGGCATTCGCCCCGTTCAAGCAGCCCGGATGGACCTGCTACGAGGACGACTCCGGCGACAACTCCACCTGGGTCAGCCCCGACCGGGAGCTGTCGGTGGAGTTCGGCCCGGAGGCCGACGCCCCGCACATCGCGCCGCTGTGGCGGATTGCCTATCGCAACCCCGACCCCTACCGACGTACCGAGAACTCCTTCGCCGCCTACTTCGACGGCCACGTCCCCTCCGAGGCGATCGCCGCCTTCATCACCGCCCTGACCGCGCCCAGCACCCGCCCGACCGACACCGGAAACGAAGAGCACTGA
- a CDS encoding VWA domain-containing protein — MSSLAAHLHRTPTTPDDSDLEMAAWDTDGGAMSTGPQHPTAPDPTDTELAWLAVSAQLSEQAAEIAGRDDLVVSVQPRTRSGAKGLFATREAAIELESGLFTGIDPATIDASDPADRERYAAAWGVFCHEAGGHAAHSVWDVPHGAEQAATQVAIMLEESRCEAALVARRPGDAKWLRASASTLILPNIDPAPGEATSWAAAGAAGLILARADAGILEPEDVATLEAHVAEILGEEVLEDLRAIWTAARECDDEDAETMIDLGREWCDLVGVDSDAPAPGLGEPGPDGIPGPLAEAVGAVMAAVSARIAADGELEAEIIALASAAAAERASEAAASASAERVSGRIFGPASGPGGRRRTRTPVSGTRAPYPAEVAAAAQLARALKTAAYRERTETVTHSATPPGRLSMRGALAHDAQKAAGAIPTATPWVHTSRRHQPSPPLRVGIAVDISGSMYDAAAPVASAAWITARAIAVTNPDCKTATVAFGNAVTPITRPGTNPTAVTEFRAEDMAEKVCTAIDALDGGLGLTRPGAARLLVIVSDGHFVWEERAGAQARVDRLIASGCAVLWIALADGYAPAPLNGCHVLSLADPASAGAEIGKAAAKALSATR; from the coding sequence ATGTCCAGCCTCGCCGCCCACCTGCACCGCACCCCGACCACACCCGACGACTCCGACCTGGAAATGGCCGCCTGGGACACCGACGGCGGCGCGATGAGCACAGGGCCGCAGCACCCGACCGCGCCGGACCCGACCGATACTGAACTGGCCTGGCTGGCGGTGTCCGCCCAGCTGTCGGAGCAGGCCGCCGAGATCGCAGGACGCGACGACCTGGTCGTCAGCGTGCAGCCCAGGACCCGCTCCGGAGCCAAGGGCCTGTTCGCCACCCGCGAGGCGGCGATCGAGCTGGAAAGCGGCCTGTTCACCGGGATCGACCCCGCCACCATCGACGCCTCCGACCCCGCCGACCGCGAACGGTACGCCGCCGCCTGGGGTGTGTTCTGCCATGAGGCCGGAGGCCACGCCGCGCACAGCGTCTGGGACGTGCCGCACGGCGCGGAGCAGGCCGCGACCCAGGTAGCGATCATGCTGGAGGAGTCGCGCTGCGAGGCGGCCCTGGTCGCCCGCCGCCCCGGTGACGCGAAATGGCTGCGCGCCTCGGCCTCCACCCTGATCCTGCCCAACATCGACCCCGCCCCGGGCGAGGCGACGTCTTGGGCGGCGGCGGGTGCCGCCGGGCTGATCCTGGCCCGCGCCGACGCCGGGATCCTCGAACCCGAAGACGTCGCCACCCTCGAGGCCCACGTCGCCGAGATCCTCGGCGAGGAGGTGCTGGAAGACCTGCGCGCCATCTGGACCGCCGCCCGCGAGTGCGACGACGAAGACGCCGAAACGATGATCGACCTCGGGCGGGAATGGTGCGACCTGGTCGGAGTCGACTCCGACGCACCCGCCCCCGGGCTCGGCGAGCCCGGACCGGACGGAATACCCGGACCGCTGGCCGAGGCGGTCGGCGCGGTGATGGCGGCAGTGTCCGCCCGCATCGCCGCCGACGGCGAACTCGAAGCCGAGATCATCGCCCTCGCCTCGGCCGCCGCCGCCGAACGCGCCAGCGAGGCAGCCGCCAGCGCCAGCGCCGAGCGCGTCTCCGGCCGGATCTTCGGGCCCGCCTCCGGACCCGGAGGGCGCAGGCGCACCAGGACCCCGGTCTCCGGCACCCGCGCCCCGTACCCCGCCGAGGTAGCCGCCGCCGCCCAACTCGCCCGAGCCTTGAAAACCGCCGCCTACCGCGAGCGCACCGAGACCGTCACGCATTCAGCGACCCCGCCGGGACGCCTCAGCATGCGCGGCGCACTGGCCCACGACGCGCAGAAGGCGGCCGGGGCGATACCGACGGCGACCCCCTGGGTCCACACCAGCCGCCGCCACCAGCCCTCCCCGCCGCTGCGAGTCGGAATCGCGGTCGACATCTCCGGCTCGATGTACGACGCCGCCGCCCCCGTCGCCTCCGCCGCCTGGATCACCGCCCGCGCCATCGCCGTGACCAACCCCGACTGCAAGACCGCCACCGTCGCCTTCGGCAACGCCGTCACCCCGATCACCCGCCCTGGCACCAACCCGACCGCCGTCACCGAGTTCCGCGCCGAAGACATGGCCGAGAAGGTCTGCACCGCGATCGACGCCCTAGACGGCGGACTGGGCCTCACCCGCCCCGGAGCCGCCCGCCTGCTGGTCATCGTCTCCGACGGCCACTTCGTCTGGGAGGAACGCGCCGGAGCCCAGGCCCGCGTCGACCGCCTAATCGCCTCCGGCTGCGCGGTGCTCTGGATCGCCCTGGCCGACGGCTACGCCCCCGCGCCGCTGAACGGATGCCACGTGCTGAGCCTGGCCGACCCCGCCTCGGCCGGAGCCGAGATCGGCAAAGCCGCCGCCAAGGCCCTGTCCGCCACCCGCTGA
- a CDS encoding DUF5050 domain-containing protein, whose product MITHGHVNQEWADIAFVLPAGGELHPHDRIAVLQHYGRVVIATVPEDDADEVRAIAHGSLVAAGRRHGDVDAATWHSLDPAERLALEGYWLNHSEEYRRTKDERPGMGAAWDHPDFLPPDPPGGVDLTAVAEMNHRLRGSVAIGLVMVSGPDDLAFSDDQKARVLAETQTGLSWLGWMWQLKRVRYIVDVYTPTITTPADPSAPDREKEAVWRNPAMKEMKQKEGKEGVGEFAESLRKKHSTDGAYVAFFMHYPALNFAYAEPGWPETVMQYSNGPWTPYGIDRVFAHETCHIFGAPDEYRESLCRCGGSHGYYHMPNDNCDNCDGPHEFCIMGRNWYDMCTWTPRHLGAPIWWVNGQDKIFSPVAVSEGVIYYQGTDSYIYRVKTDGKPAVRFDKEQTSATPCVVGKVIYYQGTNYRLYQVTTDGTSGGSIGEIKLMGSPVYSDGYLYYRGTDNYLYKLRIGDTEGERIANNKLLSPPAVGGGYIFYQGTNYYLYKVRIGETTGTRVGDGELLSSPFVSDGAVYFQGTNNGLYRIPFDGKVSQQLGECRTLATPFVAGGWVYHQGTDCLPWRVKTDGTGREILTGAPIRSSPVVADDVVYFEGNDLLHENHLYMINLT is encoded by the coding sequence GTGATCACCCATGGACATGTGAATCAGGAGTGGGCCGACATCGCGTTCGTGCTCCCGGCGGGCGGCGAACTCCACCCCCACGACCGGATCGCGGTGTTGCAACACTACGGCCGCGTCGTCATAGCCACCGTCCCGGAAGACGACGCCGACGAGGTGCGCGCCATCGCGCACGGCAGCCTGGTCGCCGCCGGCCGGCGGCACGGCGACGTGGACGCGGCGACCTGGCACTCGCTGGATCCTGCTGAGCGCCTCGCCCTCGAGGGCTACTGGCTCAACCACTCTGAGGAATACCGGCGGACCAAGGACGAACGGCCCGGAATGGGGGCCGCCTGGGATCATCCGGACTTCCTGCCACCCGACCCGCCGGGAGGGGTGGACCTCACCGCCGTGGCCGAGATGAACCACCGGCTGCGCGGATCGGTCGCCATCGGGCTGGTGATGGTCAGCGGGCCCGACGATCTGGCCTTCAGCGACGACCAGAAGGCCCGCGTGCTGGCGGAGACCCAGACCGGCCTGTCCTGGTTGGGCTGGATGTGGCAGCTGAAGCGGGTGCGGTACATCGTGGACGTCTACACCCCCACCATCACGACACCCGCCGACCCGTCGGCCCCGGACAGGGAGAAGGAGGCGGTGTGGCGCAATCCGGCGATGAAGGAGATGAAGCAGAAGGAGGGGAAGGAAGGCGTCGGTGAGTTCGCGGAGTCGTTGCGGAAGAAGCACAGCACGGACGGCGCGTACGTAGCCTTCTTCATGCACTACCCCGCCCTGAATTTCGCCTACGCGGAGCCGGGCTGGCCGGAGACGGTCATGCAGTACTCGAACGGCCCCTGGACGCCGTACGGGATCGACCGGGTCTTCGCGCACGAGACGTGCCACATCTTCGGCGCGCCGGACGAGTACCGCGAGTCCCTGTGCCGGTGCGGGGGGAGTCACGGCTACTACCACATGCCCAACGACAACTGCGACAACTGCGACGGCCCCCACGAGTTCTGCATCATGGGCCGCAACTGGTACGACATGTGCACCTGGACTCCGCGTCATCTCGGCGCACCCATCTGGTGGGTCAACGGACAGGACAAGATCTTCTCCCCGGTGGCGGTCTCCGAGGGCGTCATCTACTACCAGGGCACGGACAGCTACATCTACCGGGTCAAGACCGACGGCAAGCCGGCCGTCAGGTTCGACAAGGAACAGACGTCGGCGACGCCGTGCGTCGTCGGCAAAGTCATTTACTATCAGGGCACGAACTACCGCCTGTACCAGGTGACGACCGACGGCACGAGCGGCGGCAGCATCGGCGAGATCAAGCTGATGGGATCGCCGGTTTACAGCGACGGCTACCTCTACTACCGGGGTACGGACAACTATCTGTACAAGCTGCGCATCGGCGATACCGAAGGCGAGCGCATCGCCAACAACAAACTGCTGTCACCGCCGGCCGTCGGCGGAGGATACATCTTCTATCAGGGTACGAACTACTACCTGTACAAGGTGCGCATCGGCGAGACGACCGGCACGCGCGTCGGTGACGGCGAGTTGCTGTCGTCGCCGTTCGTGAGCGACGGCGCTGTCTACTTCCAGGGCACGAACAACGGCCTCTACCGGATCCCCTTCGACGGCAAGGTCTCCCAGCAGCTCGGCGAGTGCCGTACCCTGGCGACTCCGTTCGTGGCCGGCGGCTGGGTGTATCACCAGGGCACGGACTGCCTGCCGTGGCGGGTCAAGACCGACGGCACGGGCCGGGAGATACTGACCGGCGCACCCATCCGGTCCAGCCCGGTCGTCGCCGACGACGTCGTCTACTTCGAGGGCAACGACCTGCTGCACGAGAACCACCTGTATATGATCAACCTCACGTGA
- a CDS encoding DEAD/DEAH box helicase: protein MAPLDVDFEARLAAFASSKFTKLRTGQRLVLQEYAATHTATRDLAVEMPTGDGKTLVALLVADLALDEGKSVAYLAGTRQLAAHVQREADALGLDTVRFSGGQYGGQALDDYHQAQAIAVMNYWVYFNGKPVPQPADLVIFDDAHLAEQPLTGMYTLRIPNDDGEGGALYEALCDLVLAHTDSYSSLRAMRDGTALPGTVPELIAFNDWAAIANVAAGVIQSSPFTSGKEATYAWKQVRDRLPRCGVLVGPSTLEIRPYHPPTSLNPWYSKAKQRLYLSATLGTMDDLQRRIGGKQIARLQTAEPTPAASTGRRRLVLNPSSARSLDPEVFDFALSQVPAAGGRTAWLCASHNEADAIESRLRGLGGAVFSLRGGRDEVLEAWRAAPSGHLVTAGRYDGLDLAEDLCRLVVLPTVPQASSEFERFAVAYLGDASFMRHRVGQRITQALGRANRTPTDRALYLALDPAFAHLLADPIVRRSITPDAEPVVREALARHGEGWAGARAACEEFWDPQSDSSADDGGTGAGPRKRRPGRAAGGAAEVHSADNETTASAELWLGGHSAAANAAKAAAAELAAAGESENAAFWRYIEAHAHFDRGRPQDLAQAHGALREAIAAGPHTAWFRRLARTADELDGRKPTTQPGLDDLFLVWDEWVRESGASAIERQLNAARALMTGNHDQQCEALVALARLCGVHGNRPPKTEQSATDCRWLWTVPKGGERRVWEVKTGRPEKIPRGDVNQLLGQIEVERKRAPKTHVTGCLLSPVLEVEEAAAEASRDSITLLHHGAAVQLFDLLADRFRRYVALWEDGRGEARGSARIGVEPLLPTHGWLERLLAPSNGRIVIAANIAELFGHS from the coding sequence GTGGCGCCGCTCGACGTTGATTTCGAAGCCCGTCTGGCCGCCTTCGCCTCGTCGAAGTTCACCAAGCTACGCACCGGCCAGCGGCTGGTCCTGCAAGAGTATGCCGCCACCCATACAGCGACACGCGATCTCGCAGTGGAAATGCCCACCGGCGACGGCAAGACGCTGGTGGCCCTCCTCGTTGCCGATCTTGCGCTCGACGAGGGCAAGTCGGTCGCTTACCTGGCGGGTACACGCCAGCTCGCCGCTCATGTGCAGCGAGAAGCGGATGCCCTGGGGCTCGACACCGTCCGATTTTCCGGCGGTCAGTACGGCGGGCAAGCGCTGGACGACTACCACCAGGCACAGGCCATAGCCGTGATGAACTACTGGGTCTACTTCAATGGCAAGCCGGTACCTCAGCCTGCCGACCTGGTGATCTTCGATGATGCCCACCTCGCCGAGCAGCCTTTGACCGGCATGTATACGCTGCGGATTCCGAACGATGACGGAGAAGGAGGCGCCCTCTACGAGGCGCTCTGCGATCTGGTCCTTGCGCATACCGACAGCTATTCGAGTTTGCGGGCGATGCGCGACGGAACCGCACTTCCGGGGACAGTGCCGGAACTGATCGCGTTCAACGACTGGGCGGCCATCGCCAACGTCGCGGCCGGGGTGATCCAGTCGTCGCCTTTCACTAGCGGGAAGGAGGCGACGTACGCGTGGAAGCAAGTACGTGACCGCTTGCCGCGATGCGGCGTGCTGGTTGGGCCCTCGACACTCGAGATTCGCCCGTATCATCCGCCCACATCGTTGAACCCGTGGTACAGCAAGGCCAAGCAGCGGCTGTACCTTTCAGCCACCCTCGGCACGATGGACGACCTTCAGCGGCGCATCGGCGGCAAGCAGATCGCCCGTCTTCAAACCGCTGAGCCCACGCCAGCAGCCAGCACTGGGCGCCGACGCCTCGTCTTGAACCCAAGTTCCGCGAGGAGCCTGGATCCAGAAGTATTTGACTTTGCCCTCAGTCAGGTCCCGGCTGCCGGAGGTCGGACAGCGTGGCTGTGTGCGAGCCATAACGAAGCCGACGCGATTGAATCCCGCCTGCGTGGCCTCGGAGGGGCGGTCTTTAGCCTGCGAGGCGGCAGAGACGAGGTTCTCGAGGCATGGCGGGCCGCTCCGTCAGGGCATCTGGTCACTGCCGGCCGATACGACGGGCTCGACCTAGCCGAGGACCTGTGCCGTCTGGTCGTCTTGCCGACTGTCCCGCAGGCGAGCAGTGAGTTCGAGCGATTTGCGGTTGCGTATCTCGGAGATGCCTCCTTCATGCGCCACCGTGTCGGTCAGCGGATCACTCAGGCACTCGGCCGTGCCAACCGCACGCCAACCGATCGAGCGCTCTATTTGGCCCTTGACCCAGCCTTTGCGCACTTGCTTGCCGACCCGATCGTAAGACGCTCAATCACCCCGGACGCTGAGCCTGTCGTGCGGGAAGCACTCGCTCGCCATGGCGAGGGATGGGCCGGAGCCCGTGCCGCCTGCGAGGAGTTCTGGGATCCGCAGTCGGACTCGTCGGCGGACGACGGCGGGACCGGCGCCGGGCCGCGCAAACGTCGTCCAGGACGTGCGGCAGGCGGCGCGGCCGAAGTGCATAGCGCGGACAATGAAACCACTGCGTCCGCCGAACTATGGCTGGGCGGGCACAGCGCTGCCGCCAACGCGGCCAAGGCGGCGGCAGCAGAACTCGCGGCTGCAGGCGAGAGCGAAAACGCCGCCTTCTGGCGGTACATCGAGGCCCATGCCCACTTTGATCGCGGACGGCCGCAGGACCTCGCGCAGGCTCACGGCGCACTGCGTGAGGCGATCGCCGCTGGTCCGCACACAGCGTGGTTCCGCCGTCTTGCACGCACTGCCGACGAACTAGACGGCCGAAAGCCCACGACGCAACCGGGCCTGGACGATCTGTTCCTCGTATGGGACGAGTGGGTCCGTGAGAGCGGCGCGTCTGCCATCGAGAGGCAGTTGAACGCGGCACGGGCACTGATGACCGGGAACCACGACCAGCAGTGCGAGGCGCTCGTCGCCCTCGCCCGGTTGTGCGGCGTCCACGGGAATCGGCCGCCCAAGACGGAGCAGAGTGCAACGGACTGTAGGTGGCTGTGGACGGTGCCCAAGGGCGGCGAACGTCGCGTCTGGGAGGTCAAGACTGGACGTCCTGAGAAGATCCCGCGTGGTGATGTAAACCAGTTGCTTGGTCAGATTGAGGTGGAACGTAAGCGTGCCCCAAAGACGCATGTGACAGGCTGCCTGCTCAGCCCAGTACTGGAAGTGGAGGAGGCCGCTGCCGAAGCGTCACGAGACAGCATTACGCTGCTTCACCACGGTGCTGCTGTGCAGCTCTTCGATTTGCTGGCGGACCGTTTCCGCAGATATGTGGCGCTGTGGGAAGACGGGCGCGGCGAGGCGCGTGGGAGCGCCCGTATCGGCGTCGAGCCGTTACTGCCAACCCATGGCTGGCTCGAGCGGCTGCTCGCACCATCCAATGGAAGAATCGTCATCGCAGCTAACATTGCTGAGCTTTTCGGTCACAGCTGA
- a CDS encoding ricin-type beta-trefoil lectin domain protein, producing MQLRDCNGSAAQQFTVKPDGSLGIMGKCMDVTSSGTADGTKVQLYECKGTGAQKWTQPS from the coding sequence ATCCAGCTGCGGGACTGCAACGGCAGCGCGGCCCAGCAGTTCACCGTCAAGCCCGACGGCAGCCTCGGGATCATGGGCAAATGCATGGACGTCACCAGCAGCGGCACCGCCGACGGCACGAAGGTCCAGCTCTACGAGTGCAAGGGCACCGGCGCGCAGAAGTGGACGCAGCCGTCGTGA
- a CDS encoding AAA family ATPase, producing the protein MSTPTLAPPGIADTAPDFEEHPAAPASEEDSAPPASEEDSAASAPEADPDSDSETDPESLTASGHTRPGYLRMQVARVLADTPGAEMSVGDVARILGNSGGAIGNALNKLVELEQAVQVGKAPRRWQANAETEKAAGTATIARGTGPATPAPGGTTAPPLPKAAKAAPSRPEPITRPNGQQYHPRALGKHTDVTALRALREAGVPALLYGPPGTGKTSVIEAAFDDLITIAGDGDTTVGDFIGEYTQAEDGTYQFVYGPLVIAMQEGRPLLIDDATLISPKVLAAAYPAMDGRKQIIVKAHKGETITAAPGFYVIAGHNPGVAGAVLTEALSSRFGVQIQVGSDYDLALFLKVEPKAVQIAKNLAERQTKGLAGWAPQLRELKAFQEVYTLLGADIAYANLLGVAPEEDRALVADVIARVLGRKVTALALGKQL; encoded by the coding sequence ATGAGCACCCCGACCCTCGCCCCGCCCGGCATAGCCGACACCGCCCCCGACTTCGAGGAGCACCCCGCCGCGCCAGCCTCGGAGGAGGACTCCGCTCCGCCGGCCTCCGAGGAGGACTCCGCCGCCTCCGCGCCGGAAGCGGACCCGGACTCTGACTCGGAGACGGACCCCGAATCGCTGACCGCCTCGGGCCACACCCGCCCCGGCTACCTGAGAATGCAGGTCGCCCGAGTCCTGGCCGATACCCCGGGCGCGGAGATGTCGGTCGGCGACGTGGCCAGGATCCTGGGCAACTCCGGCGGCGCGATCGGCAACGCCTTGAACAAGCTGGTCGAACTCGAGCAGGCCGTACAGGTCGGGAAGGCACCCCGCCGCTGGCAGGCGAACGCCGAAACCGAAAAGGCCGCCGGAACCGCCACCATCGCCCGGGGGACGGGACCTGCGACCCCAGCCCCCGGCGGCACGACCGCACCTCCGCTGCCGAAGGCGGCCAAGGCCGCCCCGAGCAGGCCCGAACCGATCACCCGACCCAACGGCCAGCAGTACCACCCGCGCGCCCTCGGCAAGCACACCGACGTGACTGCCTTGCGCGCGCTGCGCGAGGCCGGGGTACCCGCCCTGCTCTACGGACCCCCGGGCACCGGAAAGACCTCCGTGATCGAGGCCGCCTTCGACGACCTGATCACCATCGCCGGGGACGGAGACACCACGGTCGGCGACTTCATCGGCGAGTACACCCAGGCCGAGGACGGCACCTACCAGTTCGTCTACGGGCCCCTGGTGATCGCGATGCAGGAAGGCCGCCCCCTGCTGATCGACGACGCCACCCTCATATCACCCAAGGTCCTCGCAGCCGCCTACCCCGCGATGGACGGCCGCAAGCAGATCATTGTCAAGGCGCACAAAGGCGAGACGATCACCGCTGCCCCCGGCTTCTACGTAATCGCTGGACACAACCCCGGTGTAGCAGGAGCCGTACTCACCGAGGCCCTGTCCTCCCGGTTCGGCGTACAGATCCAGGTCGGCTCCGACTACGACCTCGCCCTGTTCCTCAAAGTCGAACCCAAGGCCGTGCAGATCGCGAAGAACCTGGCCGAACGGCAGACCAAGGGCCTGGCCGGATGGGCACCGCAACTGCGCGAACTCAAAGCCTTCCAAGAGGTCTACACCCTGCTCGGCGCGGACATCGCCTACGCCAACCTCCTGGGCGTCGCCCCGGAAGAAGACCGCGCCCTGGTCGCCGACGTGATCGCCAGAGTCCTCGGCCGCAAAGTCACCGCCCTGGCCCTCGGCAAGCAGCTCTAA